Proteins encoded by one window of Streptomyces clavuligerus:
- a CDS encoding SDR family oxidoreductase → MILVTGATGNIGAPLVRELHAAGREPVRALTRDPGRAAFPEGVEAVAGNLAEPSSVETALKGARALFLLSLMGPDDEILRAARRAGVEHVVLVSSITVLTHPRLGPARQHRANERLLRESGMAWTVLRPTQFASNALWWAETIRAHDTVRVPYPDIGLPVIHPADIASVARAALTEHGHHGRTYELTGGERVTPREQVAALARALGREVPFAGIGRQEARRGLAAFLGEETADAVLDLTGGDVNDELLAVRDTVPEITGAPARSFAQWAREHADAFRSQALRVPPG, encoded by the coding sequence GTGATCCTGGTGACCGGAGCGACGGGGAACATCGGTGCGCCGCTCGTGCGGGAGCTTCATGCCGCGGGGCGGGAGCCGGTACGGGCGCTCACCCGCGACCCCGGGCGGGCGGCCTTCCCCGAGGGGGTGGAGGCCGTCGCGGGGAATCTGGCCGAACCCTCCTCCGTGGAGACCGCGCTGAAGGGGGCGCGGGCGCTGTTCCTGCTCTCCCTGATGGGGCCGGACGACGAGATCCTGCGGGCCGCCCGGCGCGCGGGGGTGGAGCATGTGGTGCTGGTGTCGTCCATCACCGTGCTGACCCATCCCCGGCTCGGGCCCGCCCGGCAGCACCGCGCGAACGAGAGGCTGCTGCGGGAGAGCGGGATGGCGTGGACGGTGCTGCGGCCCACGCAGTTCGCGTCGAACGCACTGTGGTGGGCGGAGACGATCCGCGCGCACGACACCGTCCGGGTGCCGTATCCGGACATCGGGCTCCCCGTGATCCACCCCGCCGACATCGCCTCGGTGGCCCGGGCCGCGCTGACGGAGCACGGGCACCACGGGCGGACGTACGAACTCACCGGGGGTGAACGGGTCACGCCCCGGGAGCAGGTCGCCGCCCTCGCCCGCGCGCTGGGGCGGGAGGTGCCGTTCGCGGGGATCGGGCGGCAGGAGGCGCGGCGGGGGCTCGCCGCGTTCCTCGGGGAGGAGACCGCCGACGCCGTCCTCGACCTCACGGGCGGCGACGTCAACGACGAACTGCTCGCGGTGCGCGACACCGTCCCGGAGATCACCGGCGCCCCGGCGCGGAGCTTCGCGCAGTGGGCGCGGGAGCACGCGGACGCCTTCCGCTCCCAGGCGCTGCGCGTACCGCCCGGCTGA
- a CDS encoding response regulator — MASMTPTGTPADRTPADRAHEDAASPRGTRTGPVTVLIADDQPLVRQGIGLIVRAAPEFRVVGEVDDGEQAVAAAHRLRPDVVLMDIRMPVLDGVAATERLTAELPGCRVLALSTFDMDEHVVRALRAGASGFLPKDVSPEELTAALRTVSAGDAVVAPRLLTRLIGTFVAPQRTTEEVRLDGLTPRETEVLRLIATGLDNTGIAEELGIGVQTVKNHITSVFAKLGLRDRAQAVISAYESGLVSPRTDARS; from the coding sequence ATGGCCTCGATGACACCGACGGGGACACCGGCCGACCGGACACCGGCCGACCGGGCCCACGAGGACGCGGCGAGCCCGCGCGGGACACGGACCGGGCCCGTCACCGTACTCATCGCCGACGACCAGCCGCTGGTGCGGCAGGGTATCGGGCTGATCGTGCGGGCCGCGCCGGAGTTCCGGGTCGTCGGCGAGGTCGACGACGGGGAACAGGCCGTGGCCGCCGCCCACCGGCTCCGCCCCGACGTGGTCCTGATGGACATCAGGATGCCCGTCCTGGACGGTGTCGCGGCGACGGAACGGCTCACCGCCGAGCTGCCCGGCTGCCGGGTGCTGGCACTGAGCACCTTCGACATGGACGAGCACGTCGTCCGCGCGCTGCGGGCGGGAGCCTCGGGGTTCCTGCCGAAGGACGTGTCGCCGGAGGAGCTGACGGCGGCGCTGCGCACCGTGAGCGCCGGGGACGCGGTCGTGGCGCCCCGGTTGCTGACCCGGCTGATCGGGACGTTCGTCGCCCCGCAGCGGACCACGGAGGAGGTACGGCTCGACGGGCTCACTCCCCGGGAGACCGAGGTGCTGCGGCTGATCGCCACGGGCCTCGACAACACCGGGATCGCGGAGGAGCTGGGGATCGGTGTGCAGACCGTCAAGAACCACATCACCAGCGTCTTCGCCAAGCTGGGGCTGCGCGACCGGGCCCAGGCGGTCATCTCCGCGTATGAGTCGGGCCTGGTCAGCCCCCGGACGGACGCCAGGTCCTGA
- a CDS encoding sensor histidine kinase has protein sequence MGPDQPVGPVPGASAPTAHGSRRPSPGPPLISLARNDLLLVGCGSAIMLIDFAGNVRQAGMDVSPVAIPLLALVPVPLLARHRHPVPALAAVMALLVCYSLLTDLPQSYPLALVVALYHIALVHSRRTAALCAAAVLLQETLRGVGAPTIPQELLLLADTVTVVLAVVAGLLTRRYRAQVAVNRQLLAERAVSEERRRIARELHDVVAHHITTMYLMSGGARSVLTRDPDASTEALLTLEGSARTALREMRQLLGVLRGDDGPDDGTEADGVPGADGIDRLVAESAASGLPVDLQVSGVRPPLPSTLGPTLHRIVQEALTNTRKHAGAGARATVRIDYRPDLVLVEITDDGTTADRGTSGPVGDPAGLISGGYGLLGMRERVAVHGGSLTAGRRAEGGFRVAARLPLPPPGEDPAPGGPVGPLPESGLREAGTPPARSWGIPPWGTPW, from the coding sequence TTGGGTCCCGATCAACCCGTCGGTCCCGTCCCCGGTGCGTCCGCGCCCACCGCTCACGGGAGTCGACGGCCGTCGCCCGGACCGCCGCTCATCTCCCTCGCCCGCAACGATCTGCTGCTCGTCGGCTGCGGGTCGGCCATCATGCTGATCGACTTCGCGGGGAACGTCCGGCAGGCCGGCATGGACGTCTCCCCGGTCGCCATACCGCTGCTCGCGCTGGTGCCGGTGCCGCTCCTCGCCCGGCACCGCCATCCGGTGCCGGCACTCGCGGCCGTCATGGCCCTCCTCGTCTGCTACTCCCTCCTCACCGACCTGCCGCAGAGCTACCCGCTCGCCCTCGTCGTGGCGCTGTACCACATCGCCCTGGTCCACAGCCGCCGGACCGCCGCCCTGTGCGCGGCGGCCGTCCTCCTCCAGGAGACCCTCCGCGGGGTGGGGGCGCCCACCATCCCGCAGGAGTTGCTCCTTCTCGCGGACACGGTGACGGTCGTCCTGGCGGTCGTCGCGGGCCTGCTGACGCGGCGCTACCGCGCCCAGGTCGCGGTGAACCGGCAGCTCCTCGCCGAGCGGGCCGTCTCCGAGGAACGCCGCCGGATCGCCCGTGAGCTGCACGATGTCGTGGCCCACCACATCACCACGATGTATCTGATGTCCGGAGGGGCCCGCTCCGTCCTGACCCGGGACCCGGACGCGAGCACGGAGGCGCTGCTGACCCTGGAGGGCTCCGCCCGTACCGCGCTGCGGGAGATGCGGCAGCTCCTCGGGGTGCTGCGCGGCGACGACGGACCCGACGACGGAACGGAGGCGGACGGGGTGCCCGGCGCGGACGGCATCGACCGGCTCGTGGCGGAGTCGGCCGCGTCCGGACTGCCGGTCGATCTCCAGGTCAGTGGCGTCCGGCCGCCGTTGCCCTCGACCCTCGGGCCGACGCTCCACCGGATCGTCCAGGAGGCCCTGACGAACACCCGCAAGCACGCCGGGGCGGGGGCCCGGGCGACGGTGCGGATCGACTACCGGCCCGATCTCGTCCTCGTCGAGATCACCGACGACGGCACCACGGCGGACAGGGGCACGTCAGGTCCCGTCGGCGATCCGGCCGGGTTGATCAGCGGCGGGTACGGTTTGCTGGGTATGCGTGAACGGGTCGCCGTGCACGGGGGGTCGCTGACGGCGGGCCGTCGCGCGGAGGGCGGCTTCCGGGTGGCGGCGCGGCTGCCGCTGCCCCCGCCCGGCGAGGACCCGGCGCCCGGCGGCCCGGTGGGGCCGCTCCCGGAGTCCGGCCTCCGCGAGGCCGGGACCCCGCCCGCGCGGAGCTGGGGAATCCCGCCGTGGGGAACCCCGTGGTGA
- a CDS encoding MMPL family transporter codes for MVRSLTALATRRRWVTIVVWTLLGVALTVVGQSMMFSVTESQTGDFLPKSYDSAAALDIAESEFDAKPDGNTATLLVARADGKKLTPADRKAIDATADGLTSRRVAAPTPEPLMKDHSQKPEVTPGALAPDGSFQLLSVSVTGNVHDPGLQDVYREVRDTAKEEFREHGLRAGFTGGIAATVDTRDAGETRQKIVGALTMGLIVVLNVVVFRSVLAALLPLLAVTILNGAATGAVAGTAKLLGITLDPSTPALIHVVLLGIGIDYFLFLLFRFREQLRAHPGQDAATAAALASGRVGGAIACAGLTIVAAFATLGVASFGQLKILGPAIAVSVLVMLLGSLTLMPALLAVTGRAMFWPARAWKQERPGGLAARLGLFVTTRPVLSVVGSLALLGALAAGAVGVKMTYDPSGQPRTESVKVAEEIARTLPAGAIDQHTVYVRGDDGRKLAGDRLSGLVTALAATEGVGQVSRPVLNASGTAARIPVALTVRSDTQQARDLISGPVRSTIGKNTPEGTEAHITGTAAVFADVSVAVEKDLRRVFPIAAGLIALILLILLRSLVAPLILLVSVGLCFAATLGAAVLLFQHGLDRPGVMFTLPLVLFLFVVALGTDYNILISDRIKEEMERPVPAWHAVAHAIRHTAPAITTAGLVLAGSFASLAADPANQELGFATALGIVLAALVLSLVLVPAMAVLTGRAFWWPRRPAPTPPPPESPVLVPTGPRSHRRVHPADPFADR; via the coding sequence ATGGTCCGCAGTCTCACCGCGCTCGCCACCCGGCGACGATGGGTGACGATCGTCGTCTGGACGCTGCTCGGCGTCGCGCTGACCGTCGTCGGCCAGTCGATGATGTTCAGTGTCACCGAGTCGCAGACGGGCGACTTCCTGCCCAAGAGCTATGACTCCGCCGCCGCGCTGGACATCGCCGAGTCGGAGTTCGACGCGAAGCCCGACGGCAATACGGCGACCCTGCTGGTGGCCAGGGCCGACGGGAAGAAGCTCACCCCCGCGGACCGGAAGGCGATCGACGCCACCGCGGACGGGCTGACCTCCCGCCGTGTCGCGGCCCCCACGCCCGAGCCCCTGATGAAGGACCACTCCCAGAAGCCGGAGGTGACGCCGGGCGCACTCGCCCCCGACGGCTCCTTCCAACTGCTGAGCGTGTCCGTCACCGGGAATGTGCACGACCCCGGACTCCAGGACGTCTACCGCGAGGTGCGGGACACGGCGAAGGAGGAGTTCCGCGAGCACGGACTGCGGGCCGGGTTCACCGGCGGCATCGCCGCGACGGTGGACACCCGCGACGCCGGGGAGACCCGGCAGAAGATCGTCGGCGCGCTGACGATGGGCCTGATCGTCGTCCTCAACGTCGTCGTCTTCCGCAGTGTCCTCGCGGCCCTGCTGCCGCTGCTCGCGGTGACGATCCTCAACGGGGCCGCCACCGGCGCCGTGGCGGGCACGGCGAAGCTGCTCGGCATCACGCTCGACCCGTCCACCCCCGCGCTGATCCATGTGGTCCTGCTGGGCATCGGTATCGACTACTTCCTCTTCCTGCTCTTCCGCTTCCGCGAACAGCTCCGCGCCCACCCCGGACAGGACGCCGCCACCGCCGCCGCGCTCGCCTCCGGACGCGTCGGCGGCGCCATCGCCTGCGCGGGGCTCACGATCGTCGCCGCCTTCGCGACCCTGGGCGTCGCCAGCTTCGGACAGCTCAAGATCCTCGGCCCGGCGATCGCGGTCTCGGTGCTCGTGATGCTGCTCGGCAGCCTCACCCTGATGCCCGCGCTGCTCGCCGTCACCGGGCGCGCCATGTTCTGGCCCGCCCGGGCCTGGAAGCAGGAGCGCCCCGGCGGGCTCGCCGCCCGCCTCGGCCTGTTCGTCACCACCCGCCCCGTGCTCTCCGTCGTCGGCAGCCTCGCCCTGCTGGGCGCGCTCGCCGCGGGCGCGGTCGGGGTGAAGATGACCTACGACCCGAGCGGGCAGCCCCGTACCGAGTCGGTGAAGGTCGCCGAGGAGATCGCCCGCACCCTGCCCGCGGGCGCGATCGACCAGCACACCGTGTACGTACGCGGGGACGACGGCCGCAAACTCGCCGGGGACCGGCTCTCCGGGCTGGTCACGGCGCTCGCCGCGACGGAGGGCGTGGGGCAGGTGTCCCGTCCCGTCCTCAACGCGTCGGGCACCGCGGCGCGGATACCCGTGGCCCTCACCGTGAGATCCGATACGCAGCAGGCCCGCGACCTGATCTCCGGGCCGGTGCGCTCCACGATCGGGAAGAACACCCCGGAGGGCACCGAGGCCCACATCACCGGGACGGCCGCCGTCTTCGCGGATGTCTCCGTCGCGGTCGAGAAGGATCTGCGGCGGGTCTTCCCGATCGCGGCGGGGCTGATCGCGCTGATCCTGCTGATCCTGCTGCGGTCCCTCGTCGCCCCGCTGATCCTGCTGGTCTCCGTGGGGCTCTGCTTCGCCGCGACGCTGGGGGCGGCCGTCCTCCTCTTCCAGCACGGCCTGGACCGGCCGGGGGTGATGTTCACCCTGCCGCTGGTGCTGTTCCTCTTCGTCGTCGCCCTCGGCACCGACTACAACATCCTGATCAGCGACCGGATCAAGGAGGAGATGGAACGGCCGGTCCCCGCCTGGCACGCCGTCGCCCACGCGATCCGCCACACGGCCCCCGCCATCACCACGGCGGGCCTGGTCCTCGCGGGCTCCTTCGCGAGCCTCGCGGCCGACCCCGCCAACCAGGAACTGGGCTTCGCGACGGCCCTGGGGATCGTGCTCGCCGCCCTGGTCCTCTCCCTCGTCCTGGTCCCGGCCATGGCGGTGCTGACCGGCCGCGCCTTCTGGTGGCCCCGCCGCCCGGCCCCCACCCCGCCGCCCCCGGAATCCCCCGTCCTCGTCCCCACCGGACCGAGGTCCCACCGCCGCGTCCACCCGGCGGACCCGTTCGCCGACCGCTGA
- a CDS encoding FlgD immunoglobulin-like domain containing protein — protein MTSPARPRHRPVPTAPLRTAVVLTAALALSAPLAQAPAAAAPAVSTATARAAADELVVPAAQRAVARATQILNAGTTGFLWAQEGDDRLLWTAYTGGTTALRQRLPAPLTYDIDTGHFGTAASFEPGWYGDGSDTVALHSAEPSPRVTLIQGAGTAGDPVEVPLPADHAYQGTFGGTVLTRSGGSGGAPVAYHRWQVRNGTAVEAPVTGLPADARDVAVEDGDERSVVLRYRTADASDPWPHWGIVDLATGALRELPDRLGPDNGWEVSAFRLGRDAVLRVRDGRGQAEVYDRADLAAQPRSVSISSFSYQAAYGFAGSSLLAVEPTQPGNNAYRGQPLWAQRYDVENAPMRPVGRHTAHQIVAAPDGSVLVAGASAEEHVYEGDLDWGVYRVHQKADGALTRTRLTDVRPVPAQIHGLSLGSGVLTTADNSTQYEPSTIIGTYRSAWLSAPAAGGAPTVRRTTVDGRINGRDGDCSSGTVRCVRMFADGTGRHGRAEPTEWGWTVLRDNGSPDWGPLVETHGSSPRLTDLSGRYGIVDEASGGKQYVVEFPASGTGTVLTTRDKVAAAVWGDTLWSGARNGGTVSATRVRSGSAGGTGPAVESFTTRDGCTPATLQAVGRWVYWDCGDRWNAADSGVYDRTTRRTVTAPAGNVLLGDGYLVHHVEDGGAGGADGGLRLLDLSGGLPASGSSADLPVRTVAGAAALGQDGRAGVSWTVDRFGGGVAYADDQQRVHVAGSGTTASALSAIDSSAVSGPGSWSGSWWLSKPAADWELTLRHQGTGAVVRTVSGTEARGLLTAAWDGRDTAGAPAAPGPYAWSLTARPADGQGPDLTLTGAAELPEVPAPAARK, from the coding sequence ATGACCTCACCCGCACGGCCCCGTCACAGACCCGTCCCCACCGCACCCCTGCGTACCGCTGTCGTCCTGACGGCCGCGCTCGCGCTGAGCGCCCCGCTGGCCCAGGCACCGGCCGCCGCCGCGCCCGCCGTGTCCACGGCCACGGCGCGCGCGGCGGCGGACGAGCTGGTGGTGCCCGCCGCCCAGCGGGCCGTGGCCCGCGCCACACAGATCCTCAACGCGGGGACCACCGGGTTCCTGTGGGCGCAGGAGGGCGACGACCGGCTCCTGTGGACGGCGTACACCGGCGGCACCACCGCCCTGCGGCAGCGGCTGCCCGCGCCGCTCACGTACGACATCGACACCGGCCACTTCGGCACGGCGGCCTCGTTCGAGCCCGGCTGGTACGGGGACGGCTCCGACACCGTCGCGCTCCACTCCGCCGAACCGTCGCCGCGCGTCACCCTGATCCAGGGCGCGGGCACGGCGGGCGACCCGGTGGAGGTGCCGCTGCCCGCGGACCACGCCTACCAGGGCACGTTCGGCGGTACGGTCCTCACCCGCAGCGGCGGCAGCGGCGGCGCTCCCGTGGCGTACCACCGGTGGCAGGTGCGGAACGGGACCGCCGTCGAGGCGCCGGTGACCGGGCTCCCGGCGGACGCGCGGGATGTCGCCGTCGAGGACGGCGACGAGCGGTCCGTCGTCCTCCGGTACAGGACCGCCGACGCCTCGGACCCCTGGCCGCACTGGGGCATCGTCGATCTGGCCACCGGCGCGCTCCGCGAGCTGCCCGACCGGCTCGGCCCGGACAACGGCTGGGAGGTCTCGGCCTTCCGGCTCGGCAGGGACGCGGTGCTGCGGGTGCGCGACGGACGCGGGCAGGCGGAGGTGTACGACCGCGCGGACCTGGCCGCGCAGCCCCGTTCGGTCAGCATCAGCAGCTTCAGTTACCAGGCCGCCTACGGCTTCGCCGGTTCCTCGCTGCTGGCCGTCGAACCGACGCAGCCGGGCAACAACGCCTACCGCGGCCAGCCGCTCTGGGCGCAGCGGTACGACGTCGAGAACGCGCCCATGCGGCCGGTCGGGCGGCACACCGCCCACCAGATCGTGGCGGCGCCGGACGGTTCCGTGCTGGTGGCGGGCGCGAGCGCCGAGGAACACGTCTACGAGGGCGACCTCGACTGGGGCGTGTACCGGGTGCACCAGAAGGCCGACGGGGCGCTCACGCGCACCCGGCTGACCGACGTCCGGCCGGTGCCCGCGCAGATCCACGGCCTCTCCCTCGGCAGCGGCGTCCTCACCACCGCCGACAACAGCACCCAGTACGAGCCGTCCACCATCATCGGCACCTACCGCAGCGCCTGGCTGAGCGCCCCGGCGGCGGGCGGCGCGCCGACCGTTCGGCGGACCACGGTGGACGGCCGGATCAACGGGAGGGACGGCGACTGCTCCAGCGGCACCGTCCGCTGCGTCCGGATGTTCGCGGACGGCACGGGGCGGCACGGCCGCGCCGAACCCACCGAGTGGGGCTGGACCGTGCTCCGGGACAACGGCAGCCCCGACTGGGGTCCGCTCGTCGAGACGCACGGCAGCTCACCGCGGCTCACGGACCTCTCCGGGCGGTACGGGATCGTCGACGAGGCGTCCGGCGGCAAGCAGTACGTCGTCGAGTTCCCCGCGAGCGGCACGGGCACCGTCCTGACGACGCGCGACAAGGTCGCGGCAGCGGTGTGGGGCGACACCCTGTGGAGCGGGGCGAGGAACGGCGGTACGGTCTCGGCCACGCGGGTCCGTTCCGGCTCCGCCGGTGGCACGGGCCCCGCCGTGGAGAGCTTCACCACCCGCGACGGCTGCACCCCGGCCACCCTCCAGGCCGTGGGCCGCTGGGTGTACTGGGACTGCGGGGACCGCTGGAACGCGGCGGACTCGGGTGTCTACGACCGGACCACCCGGCGCACCGTCACCGCCCCGGCGGGGAACGTCCTGCTCGGTGACGGCTATCTCGTCCACCACGTCGAGGACGGCGGGGCCGGCGGGGCCGACGGCGGCCTCAGGCTGCTCGACCTGAGCGGCGGTCTGCCCGCGAGCGGTTCCTCCGCCGACCTGCCCGTCCGTACGGTGGCCGGTGCCGCCGCGCTCGGCCAGGACGGCAGGGCCGGGGTGAGCTGGACCGTCGACCGCTTCGGCGGCGGGGTCGCCTACGCCGACGACCAGCAGCGCGTCCATGTCGCCGGCTCCGGGACGACGGCCTCCGCGCTGAGCGCGATCGACTCCTCGGCCGTCTCCGGGCCCGGGAGCTGGTCCGGCTCGTGGTGGCTGTCGAAGCCCGCAGCGGACTGGGAACTCACCCTCCGCCACCAGGGGACCGGCGCCGTCGTCCGCACCGTGTCCGGCACGGAGGCCCGCGGCCTCCTGACCGCGGCCTGGGACGGCAGGGACACCGCGGGCGCCCCGGCCGCCCCCGGCCCCTACGCCTGGTCCCTCACCGCCCGCCCCGCCGACGGCCAGGGCCCGGACCTGACCCTCACCGGCGCCGCCGAGCTGCCGGAGGTACCGGCACCGGCGGCGCGCAAGTAG
- a CDS encoding excalibur calcium-binding domain-containing protein, with the protein MAPPPEFQPAPPQRPLWKMKRLYAGGALVMLLGFGCGATASGDDATSASAKSRPGPTTTVRATVTATATAPAAPAPRTTITEPGPTVTVTATKTAKPRAYSGGTTTDTGDTATDSGANVYYRNCAAARAAGAAPVHRGDPGYGRHLDRDNDGTGCDWG; encoded by the coding sequence ATGGCGCCGCCACCCGAGTTCCAGCCCGCGCCGCCGCAGCGACCGCTGTGGAAGATGAAACGTCTCTACGCCGGGGGCGCGCTGGTCATGCTGCTCGGCTTCGGCTGCGGGGCCACCGCATCGGGTGACGACGCCACCTCCGCCTCCGCGAAGTCCCGCCCCGGCCCCACCACCACCGTGCGGGCGACCGTCACCGCCACGGCGACCGCCCCGGCGGCCCCCGCGCCCAGGACGACGATCACCGAACCGGGCCCGACGGTGACCGTCACCGCGACGAAGACCGCCAAGCCCCGGGCGTACAGCGGCGGCACCACCACCGACACCGGCGACACGGCCACCGACTCCGGTGCGAACGTCTACTACCGGAACTGCGCCGCGGCCCGCGCCGCGGGCGCCGCCCCCGTCCACCGCGGCGACCCGGGCTACGGCAGACACCTCGACCGCGACAACGACGGCACGGGCTGCGACTGGGGCTGA